ATTTCATGCTTGTCTCTATGTGCCTTCATAGTaaagttaatttttatttattatttttattttttaaagacctGTTGGTGCCGAAAGAAGAGACTCATGAACTGAATGAAACAAAAGAGAAATACCAAGACATAACGACTGATGAAAAACCCACACTGACTAAGAAGACTTCAAGCGGAAGACCTCAGAAATCCAAATCTTGTTGTAATTTTACTTGTCATCAGTGTGGAAACCATTTCAGTCAAAAACACaaccttaaagtccacatgagaattcacactggagagaagcctttcagctgtcaacagtgtgggaagagtttcagtcaaaaaTCAAGCCTTaatgttcacatgagagttcacactggagagaaaccttacacctgtgaacattgtggaaagagttttgctaAAATTCTTGGCTTTAAcgcccacatgagaattcacactggagagaagccgtacaCATGCCAGCAGTGTGGGAAAGGCTTCTATCATACAGAAAACTTAGCAGCGCACATGAGACTCCACACTGGGGAGAGGCCTTactcttgccctcagtgtggaagGAGTTTTAAGCATAATGGCAAActtgaagtccacatgagaacGCACAGTGGAGAGAGAATATTCacttgcacacagtgtgggaaaagttttcctcaaaaacaaaaccttgacatccacatgaggattcacactggagagaaaccttacacatgcacagAGTGCAGTAAAGGTTTCAGATGTATAAGCACACTCAAATACCACATGATAAGTCACGCCAGAGAGAAGCCGTTTgcatgtgatcagtgtggaaagagcttcacaacTAAACCTAGCCTCATGAACCACATGAATAGTCACACTGGAaccatagtgttcacatgtgatcagtgtggaataAAACTCACACGCAAAGACACCATTAAGCAACACATGGAGACTCACTCAGGAGAGGatcgttttagatgcagtgaATGCGGAAAggactttaaacataaaagaagcctcAGCGCTCACATGAAGCTTCACAACTGAGACCTTGTCCACACAAGCACGGGTATATTCAGAATGGCAGCTTGTTCATGTAGTTTGGCTGTTCATTCACATACATGTCAAGTTACTGAAAATAAAACCCTTTTAAACCtgaagatttaaagggcacctatgttgaaaaatctacttttcaagctgtttggacaaaaatgtgtgtaagtatagtgtataaactgtaatattggggtgaaataaacacacccagtccttttttttcatatttaacaaaataaaaatggtggaccaattggagcggttttcagatcgaccgcaactttacgtagaagagcggtccccccgcccaccaatattgattgacagctgcgtgcattaacatgtccggtagtcacgtgtataatcatataatcaagacacgacgagcgcaaagcagccgggaataaaaggcctgttcagttcgctaggatcattaatcatcatcaaacgtgatcaagagtgagtttcacaagtttaaaatgttttaaaacagagcatgtgtgtcatgaattacagcgattcacttcagatgcacttaatcagcacagccgcgtgtcagaacaattataaaagaagacttcaattgcggtttgtggacgttaaatcaggtttatctagtacattaatataagagatatccatacagcagtggagattaccagtatcatgacacataaaaatcttgcaatcatgcaaagcttaacacgatgtctctctctctctctctctctctctctgtgtgtgtgtgtgtctgtgtgcctgagctatgtatgtgtgcgtatgtctgcgctacgtatgtgtgtgtatgtgtttgcgcTATGTGTTTGTCCACAaaaattccacaaaaaaaaaatgcatcaaatactgattgttaaagttcttactcacgttatgtgagatctgcttcctgaggcagccgagggtggcgattgcttacaggcacgtgggaacggtgggcggggaggactagccttaaagggccagtacaaaaaaacagcaaaaccttttttccagctataatatagacacttcaaacagctataataaatactctgatgggtgttttgagctgaaactttacagacacattctggggacacaaaagacttatattaaataggaacaaaggggtaacctatgtgccctttaagtactttttgttttttcatacatttactatattctattgaaattttttttaacctCCCACTCAGCCATTGCTCCTCCCAGTGAATTATCTTCCATTTCATCTCGATTTCCCGCATTACTCTCTGTATTCTCAATAATTACTTTCTCAACTTCACCAATCTTTCCCAACTCCGTTTCATCTATCATTTGCCTTGCTTCCTCAACAGTCTCTGGGATTTGTGTAACATTTTCTTTCTCCATACAACACTCACATCTTACCATCACCTTTCTGCAATCCAGGCATTTCACTGCATCGCAATCCCTtgtgaaatgtccttgctcctCACACTGAAAGCATTTAAAATCAGGACAGTCTTTAAACACATGTCCAGGACCCATACACAAGCGACAAGTTTTCACTTGACGGTCATGCATAATTCGGAAATATTGTGTTCCTTCTTCAGTATCAAATTTTGCACTGTTTGGG
This region of Danio aesculapii chromosome 4, fDanAes4.1, whole genome shotgun sequence genomic DNA includes:
- the LOC130222233 gene encoding gastrula zinc finger protein XlCGF8.2DB-like — encoded protein: MAFIKEESEDVKIEETFRVKQENLQEQTDLLVPKEETHELNETKEKYQDITTDEKPTLTKKTSSGRPQKSKSCCNFTCHQCGNHFSQKHNLKVHMRIHTGEKPFSCQQCGKSFSQKSSLNVHMRVHTGEKPYTCEHCGKSFAKILGFNAHMRIHTGEKPYTCQQCGKGFYHTENLAAHMRLHTGERPYSCPQCGRSFKHNGKLEVHMRTHSGERIFTCTQCGKSFPQKQNLDIHMRIHTGEKPYTCTECSKGFRCISTLKYHMISHAREKPFACDQCGKSFTTKPSLMNHMNSHTGTIVFTCDQCGIKLTRKDTIKQHMETHSGEDRFRCSECGKDFKHKRSLSAHMKLHN